The Opitutaceae bacterium genome has a window encoding:
- a CDS encoding class I SAM-dependent RNA methyltransferase yields MAKKRFNDQPFPYHQELELEIHTLTNLGVGLGRVPYPGSPDPQARWVIMVPFALPGERVKARVFRNHKNFSEADLVEVLVASPQRVTAPCPLFGRCGGCQYQNLEYTAQLDWKRRQVSELLDHMAGLQFPVRPVIGSPRQYGYRSKITPHFNPPREGSDPASMPIGFLRQGTRFDLLDVPHCPIASEAINARLGAVREEIRAKAAAGAYTRAATLLLRDASGHVTTNYDEVVTETVGELKLRFLARDFFQNNPFILPLFVDYVRAEAACSGARFLVDAYCGSGLFALASARSFEAVAGVEISESSIAFARENAELNGIRNASFQAGDASSIFSGLSFPGAETAVVIDPPRKGCDESFLQQLFAFSPKAVVYVSCDPATQMRDLRFFSEKGYQLSAVQPFDLFPQTRHLECVVTLKRCD; encoded by the coding sequence TTGGCCAAGAAGCGATTCAACGACCAACCGTTCCCTTACCATCAAGAGCTGGAGCTCGAGATCCACACGCTCACCAACCTGGGCGTAGGCTTGGGTCGCGTCCCCTATCCTGGCTCTCCCGATCCGCAGGCCCGCTGGGTGATCATGGTGCCATTCGCCCTGCCAGGTGAACGCGTGAAGGCGAGGGTGTTCCGCAACCATAAGAATTTCTCTGAGGCTGATCTGGTCGAGGTCCTGGTTGCCTCACCACAGCGGGTGACGGCACCCTGCCCTTTGTTCGGGCGGTGCGGCGGCTGCCAATACCAAAACCTCGAATACACCGCCCAGTTGGACTGGAAGCGCCGCCAAGTAAGCGAGCTTCTCGACCACATGGCCGGCCTCCAGTTTCCAGTCAGGCCTGTAATAGGCTCCCCGAGGCAGTATGGATACCGCTCGAAGATCACCCCTCACTTCAACCCGCCGAGGGAAGGCTCCGATCCCGCCTCCATGCCCATCGGATTTCTGCGCCAAGGGACACGCTTCGATCTGTTGGATGTGCCTCATTGCCCGATCGCCTCGGAAGCGATCAACGCCCGACTCGGCGCAGTCCGGGAGGAGATTCGTGCAAAGGCGGCCGCGGGGGCCTACACCCGCGCGGCCACGCTCCTGCTTCGCGACGCGTCGGGCCATGTCACCACGAACTATGATGAAGTTGTCACTGAAACCGTCGGTGAGTTGAAGCTGCGCTTCCTGGCGCGTGATTTCTTTCAGAACAACCCGTTTATCCTGCCCTTGTTTGTTGACTACGTCCGGGCGGAAGCAGCTTGCTCCGGCGCTCGTTTCCTGGTGGATGCCTACTGCGGCAGCGGTCTTTTTGCCCTTGCGTCCGCGCGTTCCTTCGAGGCCGTGGCTGGGGTCGAGATCAGTGAGTCCTCCATCGCGTTTGCACGGGAGAACGCGGAGCTCAACGGAATCAGGAATGCCTCGTTCCAAGCAGGGGATGCGTCGTCCATTTTCTCCGGGCTCTCATTTCCCGGTGCTGAAACTGCGGTGGTGATCGATCCACCTCGCAAGGGATGCGACGAGAGCTTCCTCCAGCAGCTTTTCGCCTTCAGCCCGAAGGCGGTGGTCTATGTGAGCTGCGACCCGGCCACCCAAATGCGAGACCTACGGTTCTTTTCTGAGAAGGGGTACCAGCTCTCAGCTGTCCAGCCGTTCGACCTCTTTCCCCAGACTCGCCACTTGGAGTGCGTCGTGACCCTCAAGCGCTGCGACTGA
- the dnaN gene encoding DNA polymerase III subunit beta has product MKFKINRDHFSNGLAQVLNVVGSKATMPILSNVLIEAEKDHISLTTTNLDLGIRCKIKAEVKETGAVTLPVKRLATIVRELPSIDVQFDASPNHQVKLSSGGSNFRIMGIGKEEFPPLPEFAEERSFTLEQAELTAMLKSVSYAQSTDETRYILNGVFFNFKEGKLSLVATDGRRLALISKEMDVPATSAGSIILPAKTVGELLRMLDKGEKLKVSFSERRAAFQINTDKDSSGLVEGIYLYSKVVEGNYPNYNQVIPKETHQRIKLERELFLQCVHRAALVCSEKSNSVKIKLTSNLLELTAQSPDFGEAHESMAIAYSGPDLQVAFNPQFIMDPLRALAKDEVFFELKDEVSPGVFKTLESFVCVIMPVRLS; this is encoded by the coding sequence ATGAAATTTAAGATAAACCGCGATCACTTCAGCAACGGTCTCGCTCAGGTTCTCAACGTGGTGGGCTCCAAGGCCACCATGCCGATCCTGAGCAACGTTTTGATCGAGGCGGAGAAGGACCACATCTCCCTCACCACGACGAACCTTGACCTGGGCATCCGCTGTAAAATCAAGGCCGAGGTCAAAGAGACGGGTGCCGTCACCCTGCCCGTGAAGCGACTTGCCACCATCGTGCGCGAGCTCCCCAGCATCGATGTACAATTCGACGCCTCCCCCAACCATCAGGTGAAACTTTCCTCGGGCGGTTCCAATTTCCGGATCATGGGCATCGGCAAGGAGGAGTTTCCTCCCCTCCCCGAGTTCGCCGAAGAGCGGTCCTTCACCCTCGAGCAGGCGGAGCTCACGGCCATGCTCAAGAGCGTGTCCTATGCGCAGTCAACGGACGAAACGCGCTACATTCTCAACGGCGTGTTCTTCAACTTCAAGGAGGGCAAGCTGTCCCTCGTTGCGACGGATGGGCGCCGGCTCGCTTTGATCAGCAAGGAAATGGACGTGCCCGCCACGAGTGCCGGTTCCATAATCCTCCCCGCCAAGACGGTTGGGGAGTTGCTGCGGATGCTCGACAAGGGTGAGAAGCTCAAGGTGTCATTCAGCGAGCGACGCGCGGCCTTCCAGATCAACACGGACAAAGACAGTTCCGGTCTGGTCGAAGGGATTTACCTCTACTCGAAAGTGGTCGAGGGCAACTACCCGAATTACAACCAGGTCATCCCCAAGGAAACGCACCAACGCATCAAGCTTGAACGCGAGTTGTTCCTCCAATGCGTCCATCGCGCGGCCCTCGTCTGCAGCGAGAAGTCGAATTCAGTTAAGATCAAGCTGACGAGCAATTTGCTGGAGCTCACGGCCCAGAGCCCCGACTTTGGCGAGGCGCACGAATCCATGGCAATTGCCTACAGCGGTCCCGACCTGCAAGTGGCTTTCAATCCGCAGTTTATAATGGACCCACTCCGGGCGCTTGCGAAGGACGAGGTATTTTTTGAACTGAAGGACGAGGTGAGCCCGGGCGTCTTCAAGACCCTCGAAAGCTTTGTTTGCGTAATCATGCCGGTTCGTTTGAGCTAA
- a CDS encoding DUF2059 domain-containing protein: MKRILLLAFPLIALVARAEDARLTLAREVIELTQADKMINQLVPQIQQMTAQMSAPMLDKLTPEQKAKVEESQKRVVAIAMESAKAMLAKFDTVYAEVYSEAELKAMKAFFLSSEGKSMIEKQPALMQKMMPIMQEMQRELMPKVQAAMGDLQQTLQATTPSQPAVGLPPAAPAAPQEAAK; encoded by the coding sequence ATGAAACGTATCCTGCTCCTTGCTTTTCCCCTAATTGCCCTCGTTGCACGCGCCGAGGACGCCAGACTCACCCTCGCACGAGAGGTGATCGAACTCACCCAAGCCGACAAGATGATCAACCAACTTGTCCCGCAGATCCAACAAATGACGGCTCAGATGTCCGCCCCGATGCTCGACAAGCTCACGCCCGAACAAAAAGCGAAGGTCGAGGAAAGCCAGAAGCGGGTGGTCGCGATCGCGATGGAGTCTGCCAAGGCCATGCTGGCCAAATTCGACACCGTCTATGCCGAGGTGTACAGCGAGGCGGAACTGAAGGCCATGAAGGCGTTCTTCCTCTCGTCGGAAGGCAAGTCGATGATCGAGAAACAACCGGCTCTCATGCAAAAGATGATGCCCATCATGCAGGAGATGCAACGCGAGCTGATGCCCAAGGTTCAAGCAGCCATGGGTGACCTCCAGCAGACACTCCAAGCGACGACTCCTAGCCAGCCTGCCGTGGGACTGCCTCCAGCCGCCCCGGCTGCTCCCCAAGAAGCGGCCAAGTAA